GAGATAAGTTAGGCAATAGACCAATTCCAAATTTTGGATCTATTTTGTCGTAAATACCTACAGTCTCTATTCTGTAGCAATATTCTATGTTGTTTTGAATATTCAGTGATATATCTCCGTCTTGTTGCTTGTTATCTGCCCCTGTGTCTAAATAATCATAGGTATTTGATGCCCCAACAGTTTGCTCGGCAATCATATTAAATATTCCTGGATTAGCTTTGTCTTCTCTGTAAATAAAGTGGGTTTGATTGTCATTGTTCCATGGGACATTCGCTTCCCAAAATAATCTTACCGATTTGTCGTCTGGAGTTGCACTTAATCTCACTGAACTCGCTGCCGGTGCTTCTCCTAACAGAGTGCCTCCCTCTACAAAGAATGCAACTTTGTATTTATAAACTAAGTCAGTTGTATTAAGATTGATGTCGTTAAAGATTGTATCTGGGGCTGCAGCACTTAAGTCGGTAGTGATATTGGCAATTATTTCAAAATTCTCACCGCCAAGTCCAGTCGTGCGGGAAAGTTGATAGGAATAAGGACCTGCAAAATCAGATAATTGGAATCCTAGAGGTCTTGTCCAAGTTACATCTATTTTACCGCTTGTTAAGTTTGTTTCTTTAACAGAAACCTTGGTGATAACTGGAACACTTTTTGGCAACTCACTTCCAATACAAAACTCAATTGATGGAGAACTTTGCATATTGTTGAAATCTGAAACTTCAATATCCGACACTAATCGATAGCTGTAGATAACTCCTTTTACAGCATTTTTGTCAACAAAACTTGTATCTCCTAAAGCGACTTCACCAATTTTCTTATAGTTCCATGAGTCAGGCATGCCCTGAGCACATACAGCTGGATTAAGGCCGCTACAACCTTCTTTGCGATAAACTTCAATTACGCCTCCACGGCTACAATTAAGGTACGGACGCCAAGTTAACGACACCCCTTCATCTGATGCAACTCCAAATAAACCAATAGGTCGAGCTGGGTTGACATTAATTTTCATTGTTTTAATGTCCGTAAGTTGAGTTAGAAATCGTCCCGGGAAATCTTCAACTTTGAAAAGAACATCATATGACTGCTCACGTACATGTGCACAGTTGGTTTGCCATTGGAATTGTCCTTTTACAGGAGAAACGGTCGAGGTAGAAGTAAATGTCGCAGCGTCATTAGGAATAAACTGCTCGAATTTACCCGCGGCATTGATATTATAGATTCCGCCAGAAGTTGTAATTTTTAATTTTTGGTCAATATCCTCATCGGTTCCTATTACTTCAAACTTTATAAGCTCTCCAGCTTCTACGCACAAGTCAGGAGGAACAGTGATTTCGGGTCGAATATTATCGGTTTCAACGACAATAATCTGCATATCACGTACTATTTCGCCTATTTTTATAAAGCTTCCATCCGGTGCTTTTCGCCACTCTTCTACTACGAAAGCGACATTGTATTGCCCTATTTTTCGAGGGGCATCCCAAGTGAGGTCTCCTGTTCTCGCGTCAATTCTAAAAATGGCTTCTCCATTTTCTTGTTCATTTAAAA
This portion of the Spirosomataceae bacterium TFI 002 genome encodes:
- a CDS encoding gliding motility-associated C-terminal domain-containing protein; amino-acid sequence: MKKILLLVISLFLCAYNVSATHLRAGEITATRISSTSLTYKVTVTTYTDELNGKSANDAQENVVIFFGLRSNSNTSYEVSRKSKVFISSTTVQNIYDTVFTFPAPGIYTLSCGIPNRNEGTINLPQPSDKITFFIQTTIVINSQIGLNSTPVLLNIPVDSAAIGSRFIHNPGAFDLDGDSLAYRLTTPRQTRTEGDGIGVFIEGYKSPTTLGDAPILNEQENGEAIFRIDARTGDLTWDAPRKIGQYNVAFVVEEWRKAPDGSFIKIGEIVRDMQIIVVETDNIRPEITVPPDLCVEAGELIKFEVIGTDEDIDQKLKITTSGGIYNINAAGKFEQFIPNDAATFTSTSTVSPVKGQFQWQTNCAHVREQSYDVLFKVEDFPGRFLTQLTDIKTMKINVNPARPIGLFGVASDEGVSLTWRPYLNCSRGGVIEVYRKEGCSGLNPAVCAQGMPDSWNYKKIGEVALGDTSFVDKNAVKGVIYSYRLVSDIEVSDFNNMQSSPSIEFCIGSELPKSVPVITKVSVKETNLTSGKIDVTWTRPLGFQLSDFAGPYSYQLSRTTGLGGENFEIIANITTDLSAAAPDTIFNDINLNTTDLVYKYKVAFFVEGGTLLGEAPAASSVRLSATPDDKSVRLFWEANVPWNNDNQTHFIYREDKANPGIFNMIAEQTVGASNTYDYLDTGADNKQQDGDISLNIQNNIEYCYRIETVGIYDKIDPKFGIGLLPNLSQEVCATPADRTPPCPPILSLENNGCEGLTQEDFCNANTFTNKLSWTNPVSSNGQNCRTDIVRYNVYYSRFQDGTMNQIAVSQPGSVRNYDHRKNSSEGFAGCYTVSAVSSLGVESSKSNMVCADNCELISFPNVFSPNGDGKNDTFQPMNCPAFVKEISYKIYDRNGLLIAEGIGNELNWDGRKTDGKIVAAGTYFYEISVSFVRLEENSSKTIFKGWVEVIR